The genomic DNA TGGAAGACGTCTGCGACCGCGTGTCGATCATGTTCGGCGGCAAGGTCCGCCGCGAGGGCACGGTCGATGAACTGCTCGTGCAGGAATCGCTGACCAACCTCCAGACCACGCAACTCGACGCGGAAGACGTGCAAGCCATTGAGCAACTACTTGAAAAACGTGGCAAGCACATCGAGCGCGTCGAACAGCCGCGCCAGAAACTCGAAGCCCTGTTCCTTAATATCGTGCACGAAGCGCAGGCCGAGGGCGTAGACACCAGCGGCGCGACCGGCGGCGGCCCGCTTGCCGAGTTCCTCCGCGGCGATGAACAGGAAGTACAGGAAGACGTCGGCGAAGCGCTCATCGATCGGCTGGTCGAAACCAAGCCCGCCGACGCGGGCAAGACAAGCGGGCCCGCGGACGCAACCAAAACGCCGCCCGCCGAGGCTGCCGAGCCAATCGAGCGCGATTCCCTGATTGATGAGCTGGTCTCGCCCGGCGACAAGCCCGAACAGGCCAAGCCGCGCGACGACAGGTCGAGCAGCGAGCCTTCGCCCGTGCCTGAGCCTCAGCCTGAAGAGGACGTGGACGACAGCGTGCTCGATTCACTGCTCGGCGATGAGAAGAAAAAAGACAAGTAACCCATGCGTAAGCGCGGTGCACTTTCCGGTGCGCTGCATTGAGAGTCTCAGACACCCATGCCCAAACGCAACTGGAAAATCTGGCTCGGCCTGCTGCTGACGATCCTTGTCGTGGGCGAAGGCATCGCATGGCTGTTGTGGGCGCAAGGCTGGGCGGAGGTCGGCGCGGTTGTCGCGGGCGCCGGCCGTGTGGTTGCGGCGCTGTGGGTGGTGCGCGGTTTGTGGCTGTGGCGTGACATTCCCTGGGTGCGACAGCAAACGCGCGTGATCATCGGCACGATCGTCGCGCTGCTGCTCGTGCTGTTCGGCATGCAGATGGGTTACGAAGGCCTGGTCTACGCCACCGTCGGCAGCTACCTGATGGCGATTGGTTTCGTGTACGGCCTTGCGCTGATGCGACTCATGCTCTCGCCGGGCCACCCCATCCTCGGCGTCGCGCGAACGCTGCTGGACGAAGCGATCCGCATGAAGGTCGCCATCGTGTTCATCGTCGCGGTCGTGCTGCTCGTGCCCACGCTGCCGTTCGCGCTCGACGCGGGCGAGTTGCTGAAGTATCGCGTGCAGTCGTTTCTCACCTGGTCGCTGATGGCGACCGGCGTGCTGCTGAGCCTGATGACCATCTTCCTCGCGGTGATGACGATCACCAGCGAGGTGAACCATCGACAGATCTTTCTCACCATGACCAAGCCCGTCGGTCGGGCGCAATACCTGGCGGGCAAGTGGCTGGGGATCGCCCTGCTGAACGTGCTGCTGGTCGCGGTCTGCGGCGGGGGCATTTACACCTTCACACAACTGCTCGTGCAGCAGGAGGCGGCGTCCCAGGCCGACCGCCTGGCGGTGGAGCAGGAAGTGCTCTCCGCGCGGGTGCCGTTAACGCCACAGCCACCCGCGGGCACGGACATGAGCTCACTGTATGAACAGCGGCTCGAACGACTCCGCCAGCAAGACCCGATGGAGTACGGCCAGCCCGGCGCGACTGTGCCACCACGCATTCGTAGACAGATCCAACAGCAAGTCATCGCGCAGTGGTACACGGTCGGCCCCCGGCAAAGCCAGACGTATGTGTTTCGTGACGTGCGCGTGCCCGACGCCGAGCAACAGACCGTGCAGTTCCGCCTCAACCCTCGCGCTGCGGGCAACGTGCCGGAAGGCTACGTCTACCTCGACGTGCTGATCAACGGCCGACGGTATCAGCTTCAACCAGGCCAGACCGGCTACCTGCGACTCTCAGAAGATACGTTTCACGTGCTGCGCATTCCGGCACAGCTGATCGAAAATGGTGAGCTGCGCATCACCATCCGCAACCCCGAGATGAACGGCTACGAACAGCCGAGCTTCAGCTTCAACACGGCAGACGGCTTGCAGATTCTCTACCGGGCCGGCGCGTTCGAGGCGAACCTGTTGCGCTCGCTGGCGATGATCTGGCTTCGACTTGGCTTCCTCGCGATGCTCGGGCTCGCGGCGGGTACGTTCATGAGCTTCCCCACCGCGTCGCTGCTGAGCATGATGGTTTACGTCGCGGCGGCGGCGAGCGGCTTCCTGCAGGAGTCGCTGGAGTCGTACGCCGCGTTCCCCGGTGGTGAGATCTCGGCGTGGGAGCAGATCGTGGGCATCCCGGCGGGCATGCTCGCAGCGATCGGCGCGGGAGAGTTCGGCGAGGCGCTGCGCATGCTCATCCGTCTGCTGGGGCAGACATTCATGTTGTTCGTGCCGGCGTTCGGCGATTACAACCCGACGCCGCTGGTATCGGACGGTCTGGCGGTGAGTTGGCGAATGCTCGGCAACGCCGCGTGGCAGGTCGGCCTGGTATGGACGGGCGTGATGGCAATCATCGGCTGGGCAATCTTCCGCCGACGAGAGCTGGCACGGGTCACCGTTTAGTTTTGAGTTTCTGGTTTCGAGTTTCGAGTTCCGCATGATGGGACCGCGACGCGAAACTTGAAACTCGGAACTCGAAACTCGGAACTGATAAAGATGAACCGCGAACGCCTTATTCAACTTCTTTCGCTGACCGTGACGGTGGTCTGCCTCGCCGGGGCGGTGCTGTTGATGCCGACGATCAACAGTCAGCGACGCGACCTTCAGTTGAGCTTTGACATTGAAGTGGGCGATCGTGTCGATGCGCGTTATGCCGTGACCGCCGCGGCGCTGGGCAGCTTCCGCGGGCTGGCGGTGGACATTTTGTGGTATCGGGCGGAACAACTGAAAAACGAGGGCAAGTTCTGGGAGGCGGCGACGCTGGCGGAGTGGATCACCACGTTGCAGCCGCGTTTTCCGCAGGTGTGGTCGTTCCATGCGTGGAACATGGCGTACAACATCTCGGTGCAGACGCATACGCCGGAGGAACGCTGGAACTGGGTAAACAAGGGCATTCGGCTGCTGCGTGAGGAAGGCATTCCGAACAACCCGACGGCAATTCGGCTGTACCGCGAGCTTGGCTGGATCTTCTTTCACAAGATGGGCCAGTACGCCGACGACATGCACTGGTACTACAAGCTGAAGCTGGCAGAGGAATGGCAGGAGGTGCTCGGCACGCCGACGCAGGGGGCGGATGGCGAGCAGGCGGCACGGAATTTTGCGCCGGTGGCGTATTCGGCAGACCGTTATTTTCAGCTTGATCGGCCGTCGCTGGCGATGCGCGAGCAGCTTCGCGCGTTGGCCGAGCAGTTTCCAAGCTATGCCGACGAGCTTCGCGACTTCACGCGCCGAGGCCTGGTGCGATTTTCTGAACGAGCGCCATCGCTTGCCGAGACGATGCGGAGCAACGGCGACCGCCGCGCTGCCGAGCAGCTTGAAGCGCTGGTTGAAACAGCGGGGCGTCGGATGCAGCGAGCGACGCGTGATCCGTTGAACCTGCTTTACGATGATGTGCCTTCGACACGGCCGGTGGTCGAGCAGTTGCGCGCGATCGGCATGGATGCGGACGAGCGAACGCTTCGTCGCGTTGGTCGGCTGGAGATGTATCTGATGTACGTCCCGGCGCAGACGCTGATGGAGCATGGCGGCGAGTTGCTCGGCCTCGACGAGCAGGAATTGCAACTCGTCGGCGTGCTGATGAACGCGGAGCATCGCGAGGGCGTGCAGGCGCTGCTGGCTTACCTGCGGGCGCGGGCGCTCGTGCGGCATTACCACATGGACCCGGTGTTCATGTTGCAACTGATGGAAGATTTCGGGCCGATCGACTGGCGTCACCCGGCGTCGCATGGCGTGTACTGGTCTGCCATGGGCGTCGACCGCATTCGCGACGTGCGCGACCGCAGCAACATCGACATGCTCAACACGAATCGGCAGGTCATCCACGGCTTGCAGGCGTTGATGCGAACCGGCCGAGTGAGCTTCGATCCGCTCGCCGGGCAGGTGGACATCATGCCCGAACCGGCGTTCATCCCCGCGTACGAGCAGGCCATGTTCGACGCGGAGGAACGCTCGCAAGAGTTGGGCCTGGGCAGCACGGGCACGATCGAACACTTCGAAGCCGGCCACGAAAACTTTTTGCTGACCGCGATCGTCTACAGCTATCTCTACGGCGAAGCGGATCAGGCGCGGTATTACTACGATCGCGTTCGCAACCTCTACGGCGACAACCCGCATAATGTGCGCAGCGGCCGATACCAGCAGACGCTCGATGACCTCGTCGTGCAGATGCTCAGCGAAGACGGCGGGCAGCTGCACCAGGCTCGGCAGTTTGTCGACAGCATGATTATCAACGGCCTGACGCGCGGGCTGGCGCAGGGGCGGATGGACGTGTTCAACCGCTTCCTCACCGTCGCGCGCGGCGGGTATGACCGCTATCGAGCGGAGCGGACGTATGCCAACCCCAACGCGCCGGGGCCGCGAATGGGGATGGGGCTGGCGAGTACGTTCCGCGAGACGTTCAACAATACTTACACGAACTTCATGCAGTCGCCGCGGACGTCGCTGATCGAGCGGTCGCGGATATACATGAACACGCCCACAGCGTTGCAGCGTGAGACGTTCCCATACTTCCGCAACGAGGTGTATCAGCAGGCGGAGCAGGCGGGCTTTGATGCGGAGCGAGCGTTCCCGCCGCCGCCTGAGGTGGATGATCGCCAACTGCGTCGCGAGCGTGAGGCGTTGCCGGACACGGTGGAGCGGCAGTAGCGTCGGCAGAGCGGGCGTGGGTGTGCAGTTCGGCGTGTTTTGCGCATCGCAGCTACAATGCCGCGATGCGCGACGGTTCGACTTATAACCTGGCGATCGAAACGGCCAGCCGAGCGGGTTCGCTTGCGCTGGGGCGTGGCGATGCGCTGCTGGCGACGGTCGACCTGCCGGTGCAGCGCCGGCATCGTGTGGGGCTGCTGCCGGGGGTGGCGACGCTTTGTGAGGCGCATGGGGTGACGGCTGAGCAGTTGGGCGAGGTTTATGTTTCGCTGGGGCCGGGCTCGTTTACGGGACTGCGGGTGGCGATGGCCAGCGCGGTGACGTTGAGTGTTGCGAATGCGTCGATGCGGCTCGTGGGCGTGCCGACGCTGGATGTGCTTGCGCGGAACACGCCGAGTGAGTATGCCTCGGTCGCGGTGTGCTTGAACGTGAAGCGTGGGTCGGCATGGTGCGGGGTCTTTGTCCGGCATGATGATGATTGGCAGGCGACCGTTGAGCCGGGGCTGCGGTCGATGGATGAGCTGCTGGCGGTTTCGCCGCGGCCGACGGCAGTGCTGGGCGATCCGCTGCCGACGTTGCCCGACCCGCTGCCAACGGATGTGACGGTGTTGCCGAGCGAGCTGGCGCGGCCGCGTGCCGAGGCGGTGTGGCGGCTCGGTCGGCTATTGGCGCAAGAAGGTCGTTACACTGCATCGACGGCGTTGTTGCCGATATACGCCCGGCCGCCGGAGGCGGTGACGTTGTGGGACCAGCGTCACCGGCCGACGCAGGCGTCGACTGGAATGAACACGAAACTCGAAACCCGAAATTAGAAACGCCTTATGCTTCCTCGCATTGTTATTGTTGGCCGACCGAACGTCGGCAAATCCAGTTTGTTGAACATGCTCGCCGGCCGACGGGTGAGCATTGTCGATCCGACTGCGGGCGTCACGCGCGACCGCATCAGCACGTTGATCGAAATCCCCCCTGCCGAGCGCGGCGGCGTGGTACGTCATGCCGAGTTGATCGACACGGGCGGCTACGGCGTGGAAGACGTGCAGCAACTCACCGCCGAGATCGAGCGGCAGATCGCGCGCGGCCTGGCGGATGCAGACCTGGTGCTGTTTGTCGTCGATGCGCAGAGCGGGTTGATGCCATTGGACCACACGGTGGCGAAGCTGCTGCGCAGCGAGTCGGCACAGGCGGCGGGTCGCAAGGGTGGTCGGCCGGTGCTGATGGTGACGAACAAGGTTGACGCCGAGAAGCATGAAGCCGAAGCGTTCGAGTCGCTGAAACTCGGGTTCGGCGATCCAGTGATGGTGTCGGCCAACACGGGGCATAACAAACATGAGTTGTACGATCGCATTCGCGAACATATCGACTTCGATCATCGTGAAGGCGCAGACAACGAAGCGAGCGATATCGAGACCGGTATCCTGCTGGCGATGGTGGGCAAGCGGAACGCGGGCAAGAGCACGCTGGTCAATGCGCTTGCGGGCGACGAGCGGGTGATCGTGTCGGAACAGGAAGGGACGACGCGCGATTCGGTCGATGTGCGAATTGAAATCGATGGGCAGGTATTGACGGCGATCGACACCGCGGGCGTTCGCAAGCGGAAGAGCCTGGCGGACGACATCGAGTTTTACTCGTATCACCGTTCGCTGCGGAGCATTCGCCGGGCCGACGTGTGCCTGCTGCTGATTGATTCGACGGTGCCGACGAGCCAGGTGGATCGGCAGTTGGTGACGGAGTTGTTGCGGCATCATCGGCCGACGGTGATCGTGGTGAACAAGTGGGATCTTGCGGAGAAACAATACACGCAGGAAGAATATGTCGACTATCTGGATGAGTCGATCAAGGCGATGACGTACGCGCCGATTGCGTTTATCAGCGCCAAGCAAGGCGAGGGTGTGCGGGAAATGCTCGCGATGGCAATGAACCTGTACGAGCAGGCGAGCCATCGCGTGTCGACGAGCGAGATGAACCAGGTGATCGAGCAGGTGATGGAAGAACGCGGACCGAGCAGCAAGGGCGGTAAGCGGGCCAAGATTTATTACGGCACGCAGACCGACGTGCGGCCGCCCACGATTACGTTGTTTGTCAATGATCCGGAACTGTTCGACAACAACTATCAGCGGTTTCTATTGAACCGGTTTCGCGATCTGCTGCCTTTCAGTGAAGTGCCGATTCACTTGCAGTTCCGGCAACGCGGGCGGCATGCGGTGGAGGGGTGATGTGCGTGGGGGGAGCTCACGGATGCCATCCGTGGGCTTTAATGAGGAGGCTTCACATCGGGTGGGGTTAGAGGCCGTAGGTTTGCCAGCGTTTGTTGATGAGGTTTTGGATTTCCTCGGGCATGTTGAGGATGTCGGGGAAGTCGCGGACGGGGTGGCCTTGCACTTCTTCGCCGATGATTTTACGGGTGGCGTCGAAGCCGATTTTGTGGCCAGCGCCGAGTCTTGGTGCGGCGTGATCGAGGATATCGAGGGGGCCATTGACAATTTCGAGATCGCGGCCGGGGTCGCAGTTGGCGCAGAGGTGGAAGAGCACTTCTTCGTGGTCGTGTACGTTTACGTCGTGATCGACGACAACGATCATCTTGGTCCACGCCATTTGCCCAGCGCCCCAGATGGCGTGCATGACGCGGCGGGCCTGGAGGGGGTATTCCTTTTTGATCTTGATGAAGGCGCAGTTGTGGAACGCGCCGAACATGGGCAGGTGATAGTCGATGATGTCGTGGACGATGGTTTTCAGGAGTGGGAGGAAGATACGTTCGGTGGCTTTGCCGAGGTAGTAGTCTTCCTGCGGGGGTTGGCCGACGATAGTGGTGGGATAGATGGCGTCGCGAGCGCGGGTGACAG from Phycisphaerales bacterium AB-hyl4 includes the following:
- the tsaB gene encoding tRNA (adenosine(37)-N6)-threonylcarbamoyltransferase complex dimerization subunit type 1 TsaB, with protein sequence MRDGSTYNLAIETASRAGSLALGRGDALLATVDLPVQRRHRVGLLPGVATLCEAHGVTAEQLGEVYVSLGPGSFTGLRVAMASAVTLSVANASMRLVGVPTLDVLARNTPSEYASVAVCLNVKRGSAWCGVFVRHDDDWQATVEPGLRSMDELLAVSPRPTAVLGDPLPTLPDPLPTDVTVLPSELARPRAEAVWRLGRLLAQEGRYTASTALLPIYARPPEAVTLWDQRHRPTQASTGMNTKLETRN
- the der gene encoding ribosome biogenesis GTPase Der; the protein is MLPRIVIVGRPNVGKSSLLNMLAGRRVSIVDPTAGVTRDRISTLIEIPPAERGGVVRHAELIDTGGYGVEDVQQLTAEIERQIARGLADADLVLFVVDAQSGLMPLDHTVAKLLRSESAQAAGRKGGRPVLMVTNKVDAEKHEAEAFESLKLGFGDPVMVSANTGHNKHELYDRIREHIDFDHREGADNEASDIETGILLAMVGKRNAGKSTLVNALAGDERVIVSEQEGTTRDSVDVRIEIDGQVLTAIDTAGVRKRKSLADDIEFYSYHRSLRSIRRADVCLLLIDSTVPTSQVDRQLVTELLRHHRPTVIVVNKWDLAEKQYTQEEYVDYLDESIKAMTYAPIAFISAKQGEGVREMLAMAMNLYEQASHRVSTSEMNQVIEQVMEERGPSSKGGKRAKIYYGTQTDVRPPTITLFVNDPELFDNNYQRFLLNRFRDLLPFSEVPIHLQFRQRGRHAVEG